In Lactococcus paracarnosus, a genomic segment contains:
- a CDS encoding NAD(P)/FAD-dependent oxidoreductase produces the protein MLRITQIKLSIQDDLAAVKAQVAKKLKIKPVDILTFRIYKESIDARKRGEINFIYTVDIRVADESRFLTGKFKNVAMTPDLTYKNPQMGTTKLAHRPVVIGFGPAGMYAALLLAQMGYKPLVLERGEAVDERVKSIDDFWEAGKLNPHSNVQFGEGGAGTFSDGKLTSRVKDLRGRKVLSEFVNAGAPEEILYKAHPHVGTDLLRDIVKNIRKEIISLGGEVRFNTQVNHVEIKDNKLEGLTLTSGEFIQAQQAILAIGHSARDTFGELYRDGVKMTAKPFAVGVRVEHPQTVIDKAQYKEFAGHPRLGAAEYRLTHKAKNGRGVYTFCMCPGGLVVASASEAGHLVTNGMSEHARDQHNANSGLLVQVFPEDFGSEHPLAGIDFQRALEKKAYELGGSTYQAPAQLVGDFLKGQPSTAMGSVTPSYSLGVMPTDLTALFPDYISDALKDALVGLDKKMHGFAMSDAVMTGVESRSSSPLRINRDEANFQSESTTGIYPSGEGAGFAGGIVSAAIDGLKCAEALISQFAPAQG, from the coding sequence ATGCTTAGAATTACACAAATCAAATTATCTATCCAGGACGACCTAGCAGCCGTTAAAGCGCAAGTTGCTAAAAAACTCAAAATTAAGCCTGTTGATATCCTTACTTTCAGGATTTACAAAGAGTCTATTGATGCCAGAAAACGTGGTGAAATTAACTTTATCTACACGGTAGATATTCGTGTGGCAGATGAAAGTCGTTTTTTAACGGGTAAATTTAAAAATGTTGCCATGACACCAGATCTAACCTATAAAAACCCTCAGATGGGCACGACGAAACTCGCACATAGACCTGTTGTGATTGGCTTTGGACCAGCAGGCATGTACGCCGCACTCTTGCTCGCACAAATGGGCTACAAGCCACTTGTCCTAGAACGTGGTGAAGCTGTCGATGAACGTGTGAAGTCAATCGATGACTTCTGGGAAGCAGGCAAATTAAATCCTCACTCAAACGTCCAGTTTGGAGAAGGTGGCGCAGGGACCTTTTCAGATGGTAAATTGACCAGTCGTGTTAAGGATTTACGGGGGAGAAAAGTCCTGTCAGAATTTGTTAATGCAGGTGCACCTGAGGAAATTCTTTATAAAGCACACCCCCATGTTGGGACAGATTTGCTGCGTGATATCGTTAAAAATATCCGAAAAGAAATCATCTCACTAGGTGGTGAGGTCAGATTTAATACCCAAGTCAACCATGTTGAAATCAAGGATAACAAACTGGAAGGGCTGACATTGACTTCTGGTGAGTTTATTCAGGCACAACAGGCGATTTTAGCGATTGGTCATAGTGCAAGAGATACCTTTGGTGAGCTCTATCGTGATGGGGTCAAGATGACAGCAAAACCATTCGCTGTAGGTGTCCGAGTGGAACATCCCCAGACAGTCATCGACAAGGCACAGTATAAGGAATTTGCAGGCCATCCAAGATTGGGTGCAGCAGAGTATCGCTTGACCCATAAAGCTAAAAACGGTCGAGGTGTGTATACATTTTGTATGTGCCCAGGAGGGCTTGTCGTTGCCTCTGCTTCCGAAGCAGGTCATCTCGTGACAAATGGTATGAGTGAACATGCCAGAGACCAACATAATGCTAACAGTGGGCTTTTAGTACAAGTCTTTCCTGAAGACTTTGGGAGTGAGCATCCACTGGCAGGTATCGATTTCCAAAGAGCGCTTGAAAAGAAAGCCTATGAACTTGGTGGCAGTACTTATCAGGCGCCAGCACAGTTAGTCGGCGATTTTCTAAAGGGACAACCGTCAACGGCAATGGGCAGTGTTACCCCTAGTTATTCTTTAGGCGTCATGCCAACTGATTTGACAGCCCTATTTCCAGACTATATCTCAGATGCGCTTAAAGACGCATTGGTAGGTCTGGATAAAAAAATGCATGGCTTTGCCATGTCAGATGCGGTCATGACTGGCGTGGAATCACGCTCATCTTCACCTCTTAGAATTAATCGGGATGAAGCAAACTTCCAATCAGAGTCCACAACAGGCATCTACCCAAGTGGAGAAGGTGCTGGATTCGCAGGCGGCATCGTCTCAGCAGCTATCGACGGCCTCAAATGTGCCGAAGCCTTAATCAGTCAGTTTGCGCCTGCCCAAGGGTGA
- a CDS encoding acetyl-CoA carboxylase carboxyl transferase subunit alpha, translating to MPDSANRIVQLARSQDRLTTLDYAKKVFDDFIEFHGDRNFRDDGAILGGIASLAGRPVTIVGIQKGKSLQDNLDRNFGQPHPEGYRKALRLMKQAEKFGRPVITFINTAGAFPGSGAEERGQGEAIARNLLEMSDLKVPVIAIINGEGGSGGALALAVADRVWMLENTMYSILSPEGFATILWKDSSRAPEAAELLKITSKDLLANGVIDKIIPEEDTIALLKAALITELDALTSMTIEDLVEARYQRFRKY from the coding sequence ATGCCTGATAGTGCAAATAGAATTGTGCAACTCGCGAGAAGTCAAGACCGGTTGACAACGCTTGACTATGCAAAAAAAGTTTTTGATGACTTTATCGAGTTTCATGGGGATCGTAATTTCAGAGATGATGGCGCCATCCTTGGTGGGATTGCTAGTCTTGCTGGTCGTCCGGTGACGATTGTCGGGATTCAAAAAGGTAAAAGCCTACAAGATAATCTGGATCGTAATTTTGGTCAACCACATCCTGAAGGTTACCGTAAGGCACTGCGCTTAATGAAGCAGGCTGAAAAATTTGGTAGACCCGTTATCACCTTTATCAATACAGCTGGTGCCTTTCCAGGTTCTGGCGCTGAGGAGCGTGGTCAGGGTGAAGCAATCGCAAGAAATTTACTTGAGATGAGTGACCTAAAAGTGCCCGTTATCGCTATTATTAATGGTGAGGGTGGTTCTGGTGGAGCACTTGCCCTAGCAGTTGCTGACCGTGTTTGGATGCTAGAAAATACCATGTACAGCATCTTATCACCAGAAGGCTTCGCAACGATTCTTTGGAAGGATTCATCACGAGCACCTGAAGCAGCTGAGTTATTGAAAATCACGTCAAAAGACTTACTTGCGAATGGTGTCATCGATAAGATTATTCCAGAGGAAGATACGATTGCCTTACTGAAAGCTGCCTTGATTACGGAACTTGACGCGTTAACAAGTATGACGATAGAAGATCTAGTCGAAGCACGTTACCAACGGTTTAGAAAATATTAA
- the accD gene encoding acetyl-CoA carboxylase, carboxyltransferase subunit beta gives MALFNKKSKYIRINPNRSRSGDKSTLPEVPDELFAKCPSCKHTIYTKDLGVEKVCPFCAYNFRISAMDRLSLVADADTFTEFFTGIDSEDPLQFPGYLDKLAATKAKTGLDEAVLTGVATIQGHKTALAIMDSSFIMASMGTVVGEKITRLFEYATDEKLPVVIFTASGGARMQEGIMSLMQMAKISAAVKRHSNAGLLYLTILTDPTTGGVTASFAMLGDIILAEPQTMIGFAGRRVIEQTVREDLPEDFQKAEFLKEHGFVDKIVKRTALPAVIGQILKLHSKDTKGGQENA, from the coding sequence ATGGCTTTATTTAATAAAAAAAGTAAATATATTCGCATCAATCCAAATAGATCGAGAAGTGGTGATAAAAGTACGCTACCAGAAGTACCAGATGAGCTTTTTGCCAAATGTCCCAGTTGTAAACATACGATTTATACCAAGGATTTGGGTGTAGAAAAAGTTTGTCCTTTCTGTGCCTATAATTTCAGAATTTCAGCCATGGATCGGCTTAGCCTTGTTGCGGATGCAGATACGTTTACAGAATTTTTCACGGGGATTGACTCGGAAGATCCATTGCAATTTCCAGGTTATCTGGATAAGTTAGCTGCTACCAAGGCTAAAACAGGCCTTGATGAGGCTGTTTTAACAGGTGTTGCGACGATTCAGGGTCATAAAACAGCACTTGCCATCATGGATTCTAGTTTTATCATGGCATCTATGGGAACAGTTGTTGGTGAAAAAATCACGAGATTGTTTGAGTATGCAACTGACGAAAAACTCCCAGTGGTCATCTTCACAGCATCAGGTGGTGCCAGGATGCAAGAAGGCATTATGAGTTTGATGCAGATGGCTAAGATATCAGCCGCTGTAAAACGCCATAGCAATGCTGGCTTGTTGTACCTGACCATCTTGACTGACCCAACGACTGGCGGTGTAACAGCATCATTTGCCATGCTAGGGGATATCATACTAGCTGAACCACAAACTATGATTGGGTTTGCAGGTCGCCGGGTGATTGAGCAAACAGTAAGGGAAGATTTACCAGAAGATTTCCAAAAAGCAGAATTTTTGAAGGAACATGGTTTTGTCGATAAAATTGTCAAGCGTACGGCATTACCAGCTGTTATTGGTCAAATTTTGAAACTCCATAGCAAGGATACTAAAGGGGGACAAGAAAATGCCTGA
- the accC gene encoding acetyl-CoA carboxylase biotin carboxylase subunit, with amino-acid sequence MFKKILIANRGEIAVRIIRAARELGIQTVAVYSEADRNALHTLIADEAVCIGPAKATESYLNMHQIISAAVTLGAEAIHPGFGFLSENSKFANLCEEVGVKFIGPSALVMDTMGDKINARAQMLAANVPVIPGSDGEVYDATQALEVAQKIGYPVMLKASAGGGGKGIRKVNSQDELLPNFSSAQAEAQAAFGNGAMYMERVIYPARHIEVQILADEFGHVVHLGERDCSLQRNNQKVLEEAPSIAIGQSLRAEIGAAAVAAAKHVGYENAGTIEFLLDEASGKFYFMEMNTRIQVEHPVTEFVTGVDIVKNQIKIAAGEALGFTQDDIKIKGHAIECRINAENPKFNFAPSPGKITDLYLPSGGVGLRVDSAMYQGYTIPPYYDSMIAKVIVHGENRFEALMKMQRALFELEVEGVHTNAEFQLDLISDRHVIAGDYDTAFLGEVFLPDYLKKED; translated from the coding sequence ATGTTTAAAAAAATATTAATCGCCAATCGTGGTGAAATAGCTGTACGGATTATCCGTGCGGCACGTGAATTAGGCATACAAACAGTCGCTGTTTATTCAGAAGCAGATCGCAATGCACTACATACGCTGATCGCAGATGAAGCTGTTTGTATCGGACCTGCTAAAGCTACGGAATCATACCTAAATATGCACCAGATTATTTCTGCTGCAGTTACTTTAGGGGCGGAAGCTATTCATCCAGGATTTGGATTTTTGAGTGAAAATTCAAAATTTGCTAACCTATGTGAAGAAGTCGGTGTTAAATTTATCGGACCATCAGCGCTTGTTATGGATACGATGGGTGATAAAATCAATGCCCGTGCGCAAATGCTTGCGGCTAATGTCCCTGTTATTCCAGGGTCAGATGGAGAAGTTTATGATGCGACACAAGCACTTGAAGTGGCGCAAAAAATAGGCTATCCTGTCATGCTCAAAGCATCAGCTGGTGGTGGCGGAAAAGGGATTCGTAAGGTTAATTCTCAAGATGAATTACTGCCGAATTTCTCATCTGCCCAAGCCGAAGCTCAAGCAGCCTTTGGTAATGGTGCCATGTATATGGAACGTGTCATTTATCCTGCACGTCATATCGAAGTACAGATTTTGGCTGATGAGTTTGGGCATGTTGTGCATCTTGGTGAACGGGATTGCTCGCTACAACGCAATAACCAGAAAGTGCTTGAAGAAGCGCCATCTATTGCGATTGGGCAATCATTACGTGCTGAAATTGGTGCAGCTGCAGTAGCAGCGGCTAAACATGTTGGCTATGAAAATGCGGGTACGATTGAATTTCTACTTGATGAAGCATCGGGCAAGTTTTATTTCATGGAAATGAATACGCGTATCCAAGTAGAACACCCTGTAACTGAATTTGTGACTGGCGTAGACATTGTCAAAAACCAAATCAAGATTGCAGCAGGTGAAGCATTAGGGTTTACCCAAGATGATATTAAAATCAAGGGTCATGCTATTGAGTGTCGGATTAATGCGGAAAATCCTAAATTTAACTTTGCACCGAGTCCGGGTAAAATTACAGATTTATACCTACCATCTGGTGGTGTAGGTCTTCGTGTCGACTCTGCCATGTATCAAGGCTATACGATCCCACCCTATTATGATAGCATGATTGCAAAAGTCATCGTTCATGGTGAAAATCGTTTTGAAGCTTTGATGAAGATGCAGCGTGCACTTTTCGAACTTGAAGTTGAAGGTGTACATACCAATGCAGAATTCCAGTTGGACTTAATTTCTGATCGTCATGTGATTGCAGGAGATTATGATACTGCCTTTCTAGGAGAAGTATTCTTACCGGATTATTTGAAAAAAGAGGATTGA
- the fabZ gene encoding 3-hydroxyacyl-ACP dehydratase FabZ, translated as MIDINQIKDALPHRYPMLLVDRVLEHSEDEITALKNVTINEPFFNGHFPEHPVMPGVLIMEALAQAAGVLELSRPENKGKLVFYAGMDGVKFKKQVVPGDQLILHAKFIKRRGPIAVVEAKATVDGKLAAKGTLTFAIGE; from the coding sequence ATGATTGATATTAACCAAATAAAAGACGCCTTGCCACATCGCTACCCGATGCTACTTGTCGATCGCGTGCTGGAACATTCAGAAGACGAGATTACAGCCTTGAAAAATGTGACGATTAATGAACCCTTTTTCAATGGTCATTTTCCAGAGCATCCTGTGATGCCTGGTGTTTTGATCATGGAAGCTTTGGCTCAGGCAGCAGGCGTTTTAGAGCTATCAAGACCTGAAAATAAAGGTAAATTAGTCTTTTATGCGGGTATGGACGGTGTGAAATTTAAGAAGCAGGTTGTGCCGGGTGATCAACTCATCCTACATGCTAAATTTATCAAACGTCGCGGACCAATTGCTGTTGTGGAAGCAAAAGCAACAGTTGACGGTAAGTTGGCAGCAAAAGGGACATTGACTTTTGCTATTGGCGAGTAA
- the accB gene encoding acetyl-CoA carboxylase biotin carboxyl carrier protein, with translation MQINEVKDLMSQFDGSSLREFSYATSEFNLSFSKNNGVPVAPLAPSAPVVAAELSQAVSETTPAVAATAAPSEAVSLAEGEVVTSPLVGVAYLKPAPDKSDFVSVGDSVKKGQTLLIIEAMKVMNEIPAPHDGIVTEVLVSAEAMVEYGEELVRIK, from the coding sequence ATCCAAATCAATGAAGTAAAAGACTTGATGTCACAGTTTGATGGCTCAAGCTTACGTGAATTTTCTTATGCCACGTCAGAATTTAACTTGTCTTTCTCTAAAAATAACGGTGTGCCAGTCGCACCCCTAGCACCTAGTGCGCCTGTAGTGGCTGCTGAGTTGTCTCAAGCTGTTTCTGAAACTACGCCAGCTGTTGCTGCAACAGCAGCACCAAGCGAAGCTGTTAGCCTTGCTGAAGGTGAGGTCGTTACAAGTCCGCTTGTAGGTGTTGCCTATCTTAAACCAGCACCTGATAAATCAGATTTTGTTAGCGTCGGTGATTCAGTGAAAAAAGGGCAAACCTTACTGATTATTGAGGCGATGAAAGTGATGAACGAGATTCCAGCACCGCATGATGGCATCGTTACAGAAGTGCTCGTATCAGCTGAAGCTATGGTTGAGTATGGAGAGGAATTGGTCCGCATCAAATGA
- the fabF gene encoding beta-ketoacyl-ACP synthase II, with the protein MTNRVVITGYGITSPIGNTPETFWTNLEAGNSGIDTIKKFDATETGITVAGEVKDFPFDKYFVHKDKKRMDTFSIYAVYAALEALSMAGIDTEDGSIDNDRFGAIIGSGIGGLPVIQEQGARLAKRGPKRIAPLFVPLSIANMATGNVALRVKASGVSRAEVTACAAGTNAIGSAFREIKHGYADVMLAGGTEAAICDLGVGGFANLTALTKETDPKRASIPFDKNRSGFVLGEGSGVLVLESLEHAQKRGATILAEIVGYGSTNDAHHMTTPLPEGSGAAKAMQLALDEAGIQASEVGYINAHGTSTQANEKGEALAIHTVFGDDENVLVSSTKALTGHALGAAGGIEAIATLQAIQHQYAPVNAGTTELDENTSIINVVLGQGKKHDIKYAISNSLGFGGHNAVIALKKWEGQ; encoded by the coding sequence TACCCCTGAAACATTTTGGACAAATCTTGAAGCTGGTAACAGCGGGATTGATACTATCAAAAAATTTGATGCGACTGAGACAGGTATCACAGTAGCTGGAGAAGTCAAAGATTTTCCTTTTGATAAGTATTTTGTCCATAAAGATAAAAAACGGATGGATACCTTTAGTATTTATGCTGTTTACGCTGCCTTAGAAGCGCTAAGCATGGCTGGTATCGACACTGAAGATGGTTCGATTGATAATGATCGTTTTGGTGCGATTATCGGCTCTGGTATTGGTGGCTTACCTGTCATTCAAGAACAAGGTGCACGTCTGGCTAAACGTGGTCCTAAACGAATTGCGCCACTTTTTGTACCACTTTCTATCGCCAACATGGCGACAGGAAATGTTGCCTTGCGTGTTAAAGCAAGCGGTGTTAGCCGTGCTGAAGTAACAGCATGTGCAGCAGGAACAAATGCTATCGGGTCAGCTTTTCGTGAAATTAAACATGGGTATGCAGATGTTATGTTAGCTGGTGGTACGGAAGCTGCGATCTGTGATTTGGGTGTCGGTGGGTTTGCTAACTTAACAGCCCTAACGAAAGAAACAGATCCAAAACGTGCCTCTATTCCTTTTGATAAAAATCGGTCTGGTTTCGTATTGGGAGAAGGCTCTGGTGTCTTAGTACTTGAAAGTCTAGAACATGCCCAAAAACGTGGTGCAACGATTTTGGCTGAGATTGTGGGCTATGGCTCAACAAATGATGCCCATCACATGACTACACCATTACCTGAAGGCTCAGGTGCTGCTAAAGCCATGCAACTAGCCCTTGATGAAGCAGGAATTCAAGCAAGCGAAGTGGGCTATATTAACGCACATGGTACATCAACACAAGCCAATGAAAAAGGCGAAGCACTTGCCATTCATACTGTTTTTGGGGATGATGAAAATGTCTTAGTTTCTTCTACAAAAGCCTTAACTGGACATGCACTTGGTGCTGCCGGTGGGATTGAAGCGATTGCGACACTACAAGCAATTCAACACCAATATGCGCCTGTCAATGCTGGTACAACAGAACTTGATGAGAACACATCAATTATTAATGTGGTACTGGGCCAAGGTAAAAAACATGATATCAAATATGCCATTTCCAATTCGCTTGGTTTTGGTGGGCATAATGCTGTCATCGCACTTAAAAAATGGGAAGGTCAATAA